In Sphingobacterium thalpophilum, a genomic segment contains:
- a CDS encoding energy transducer TonB, with product MIYLLIVNISLIISFVLYKLIFRKLTFFQWNRIYLIGMVVFSLLAPVGIFIELPKTEMISNHIPQVDLGTYMDVEIGSPIEKKPLFLLDILAKIYWIGAGIAFFFLAIRIKQLVRVLRSSPEYLSFSFFNRVVIGKSIKNKKNIAWHEQVHAEQGHSYDLLLIELLKIFNWFNPVVYFFQKEIRFQHEYIVDEICSTDKVAYAEMLVAHALRTDQLAFSHEFSNHSFLKQRITMLFKDKSVQRQRLLYVIVLPMLLVVAGSTLVFNTSRAKAMVADVEESVNGLTVTDEQTLPSQSEELKNGQVNEDSKVYKDPEIMAIPVGGMKKYVMGLSSRIHVSDEAIKNNMIGVIVISAIVEKNGELSHIKAKNDLGYGLASAVENAVKASGKWKPAIVNGKVVRSLLSLPVTVGGKTTYYWEETDTLGRKVRMSSHSFPGAESGEETEKQLKEVKSIRTEDESDRWNLSLDFQSDLVTFDKVEVQPTPIGGMRSFMIWVGDNFVFPEAAIKREVNGIVEVAFIVEKDGSLSHVDVKKDLGYGTKEAALELLKGAKKWKPGLVNGKPVRVAYTLPIRLNLKK from the coding sequence ATGATTTACTTATTGATTGTCAATATTTCATTGATTATCAGTTTTGTGCTTTACAAACTGATTTTTAGAAAACTTACTTTTTTTCAATGGAACCGGATCTATCTGATTGGAATGGTTGTATTTTCCTTATTAGCTCCTGTGGGTATTTTTATTGAATTACCCAAGACGGAAATGATTTCCAATCATATTCCACAGGTCGACTTAGGAACATATATGGATGTCGAAATCGGGAGCCCGATCGAAAAAAAACCTCTTTTTTTGTTGGATATTCTTGCCAAGATCTATTGGATAGGAGCGGGAATCGCCTTTTTTTTCTTGGCGATACGGATCAAGCAACTTGTTCGGGTATTGCGTTCTTCTCCTGAGTACCTGAGTTTTTCTTTTTTTAATCGGGTTGTGATTGGAAAATCGATTAAAAACAAGAAGAATATTGCATGGCATGAGCAGGTTCATGCTGAGCAGGGACATTCCTATGATTTACTGTTGATTGAGCTACTTAAAATTTTCAATTGGTTCAATCCTGTTGTGTATTTCTTTCAAAAGGAAATAAGGTTTCAACACGAGTATATTGTAGATGAAATTTGCTCGACCGATAAAGTGGCTTATGCAGAAATGCTGGTTGCTCATGCATTACGTACAGATCAATTGGCTTTTTCACATGAGTTTTCCAATCATTCTTTTTTAAAGCAGCGCATCACGATGTTATTTAAAGATAAATCTGTACAAAGACAACGCTTGTTATATGTGATTGTGCTGCCCATGTTATTGGTGGTAGCGGGGTCTACGTTGGTCTTTAATACGAGTAGGGCCAAGGCTATGGTAGCGGATGTAGAAGAAAGCGTTAATGGCTTAACTGTGACTGATGAGCAGACATTGCCGAGCCAGTCTGAGGAGCTGAAAAATGGACAGGTAAATGAAGACAGTAAGGTCTACAAAGATCCTGAGATCATGGCTATTCCAGTTGGAGGAATGAAAAAGTATGTCATGGGATTGAGCAGTAGAATCCACGTGAGTGATGAAGCAATCAAAAATAATATGATCGGGGTAATTGTCATCTCAGCCATCGTGGAGAAAAATGGTGAGTTGAGCCATATAAAGGCTAAGAATGATTTGGGCTATGGCTTGGCATCCGCTGTGGAAAATGCTGTAAAAGCAAGTGGGAAATGGAAACCTGCAATCGTCAATGGGAAAGTCGTTCGATCGCTGCTTTCCTTACCCGTTACCGTTGGCGGAAAAACGACGTACTATTGGGAGGAAACTGACACATTGGGCAGAAAGGTCCGGATGTCATCTCATTCATTCCCGGGCGCTGAATCTGGTGAAGAGACGGAAAAACAACTCAAGGAAGTAAAATCGATAAGGACGGAAGATGAGAGCGACCGCTGGAATCTTTCATTGGATTTTCAGTCCGATTTAGTAACTTTTGATAAAGTTGAGGTGCAACCAACACCTATTGGGGGAATGCGATCTTTTATGATCTGGGTAGGCGATAATTTTGTTTTTCCGGAAGCAGCAATTAAACGGGAGGTTAATGGCATTGTTGAAGTGGCTTTTATTGTCGAAAAGGATGGCAGTTTATCCCATGTTGATGTAAAAAAAGATCTTGGTTATGGAACCAAAGAGGCGGCATTGGAGCTCCTAAAAGGTGCGAAAAAATGGAAACCGGGATTAGTTAACGGTAAACCGGTACGCGTGGCTTACACATTGCCGATTCGTTTAAATTTAAAGAAGTAA
- a CDS encoding DnaJ C-terminal domain-containing protein, which produces MAFVDYYKVLGIDKTASADDIKKAYRKLARKYHPDVNPNDNEAKQRFQEINEANEVLSDPEKRKKYDQYGEHWQHGEEYEKAQQQYRQSQSNGGNPFGAGGNPFGGGGSHEYTGNFDDGQFSDFFEQMFGSRRGGGRQSTFRGQDLNAELSLTLQEAYTTHQQTFNINGKSIRITIHAGVEDGQKIKLKGYGGEGINGGPKGDLYITINITPDARFKRQGNDLYTTLDIDLYTAILGGEATLDTFGGKVKLKIKAESQNGAKMRLKGKGFPLYRKEGEFGDLYVTLNIQMPNNLSAEEKALFQQLKDLKH; this is translated from the coding sequence ATGGCTTTTGTAGATTACTATAAAGTGCTTGGCATTGATAAAACAGCTTCAGCTGATGACATCAAAAAAGCATATCGAAAACTAGCCCGTAAATACCACCCTGATGTCAACCCCAATGACAATGAGGCCAAACAACGATTTCAGGAGATTAATGAGGCAAATGAAGTATTATCCGATCCCGAAAAGCGCAAAAAATATGACCAATACGGTGAACATTGGCAACATGGAGAGGAGTATGAAAAAGCGCAACAACAATACCGTCAGTCACAATCTAACGGAGGAAATCCATTCGGCGCTGGAGGAAATCCATTTGGTGGTGGCGGTTCCCATGAGTACACTGGAAACTTTGATGATGGGCAATTCTCTGATTTCTTCGAACAGATGTTTGGTAGCAGACGCGGAGGAGGCCGCCAAAGTACATTCCGCGGCCAGGACCTTAATGCGGAGCTCAGCTTAACCTTACAAGAAGCTTACACGACACATCAACAGACCTTCAATATCAATGGAAAAAGTATCCGCATCACGATTCATGCTGGCGTGGAGGATGGTCAAAAGATCAAACTGAAAGGTTATGGCGGAGAGGGCATCAACGGTGGCCCAAAAGGAGATCTCTATATCACTATCAACATCACGCCTGATGCCCGTTTTAAACGTCAGGGGAATGACTTATACACAACACTTGATATAGACCTCTATACAGCTATTTTAGGCGGTGAAGCAACTTTAGATACATTCGGCGGCAAAGTTAAACTGAAGATTAAAGCCGAAAGTCAAAATGGTGCAAAAATGCGACTTAAAGGAAAAGGATTCCCCTTGTATCGCAAAGAAGGTGAATTTGGCGATCTGTATGTCACATTGAATATTCAAATGCCCAATAATCTGTCTGCCGAAGAAAAGGCCTTGTTCCAACAATTGAAGGATTTAAAACACTAA
- a CDS encoding BlaI/MecI/CopY family transcriptional regulator, whose translation MKDFKELTKAEEQIMQELWEMGRGFVKEIIDRLPEPKPAYNTVSTIVRILETKGFVRHESFGKSHQYLPKISKEEYKKGITGKLLTNYFDNSPKRMLSYFLEENRLDIKELDDILSIIERNK comes from the coding sequence ATGAAGGATTTTAAAGAGTTAACGAAAGCTGAGGAGCAGATTATGCAAGAGCTCTGGGAGATGGGCCGTGGCTTTGTCAAAGAAATTATTGATCGACTTCCGGAGCCGAAACCGGCCTATAACACGGTCTCGACCATCGTTCGTATTCTCGAAACAAAGGGCTTTGTAAGGCATGAATCTTTTGGTAAAAGTCATCAATATTTACCAAAGATTTCAAAAGAGGAATATAAGAAAGGTATCACAGGAAAGTTATTAACGAATTATTTTGATAATTCGCCCAAGCGTATGCTCTCTTATTTTTTGGAAGAGAATAGGCTGGACATCAAAGAACTTGATGACATCTTATCGATCATCGAACGTAATAAATAA
- the frr gene encoding ribosome recycling factor, with amino-acid sequence MNELISIELDDCKDKMSKAVAHTESELTKIRAGKASPSMLDGISVDYYGSATPLSQVANINTTDARTIVIQPWEKSLINAIEKAITDANLGINPQNDGIVIRLNIPPLTEERRRDLVKKVKEETERGRIGVRNIRKDVNESIKKLKNDGASEDEIKTAEGEVQKLTDAFIVKVDKLAELKEKDIMTV; translated from the coding sequence ATGAACGAACTAATTTCAATTGAATTGGACGATTGTAAAGACAAGATGTCCAAAGCAGTTGCTCACACCGAATCCGAATTAACTAAAATTCGTGCGGGTAAAGCTTCTCCATCGATGTTAGATGGAATTTCAGTAGACTATTATGGTAGCGCCACTCCACTTTCACAAGTGGCCAACATCAATACAACTGATGCACGGACTATTGTTATCCAACCTTGGGAAAAATCGCTCATCAACGCAATTGAAAAAGCTATCACTGACGCTAACCTAGGAATCAACCCACAGAATGACGGTATCGTTATTCGTCTGAATATTCCTCCTTTAACAGAAGAAAGAAGACGTGATTTGGTTAAGAAAGTAAAAGAAGAAACTGAAAGAGGCCGTATTGGTGTACGTAATATCCGTAAAGATGTCAACGAATCCATCAAAAAATTAAAAAATGACGGCGCTTCTGAAGATGAAATCAAAACTGCTGAAGGTGAAGTTCAAAAATTAACAGATGCATTCATTGTAAAAGTTGATAAATTGGCTGAACTGAAAGAAAAAGATATCATGACTGTTTAA
- the arfB gene encoding alternative ribosome rescue aminoacyl-tRNA hydrolase ArfB, with protein sequence MNLEGVIGELTFKFSRSGGAGGQHVNKVSSKVLLQWDVALSTAASVEEKAMIFNALANRINKEGILQLECDIDRSQIRNKEIAIDRFKRIVEGALVPAKPRKKTKTPYSSVLKRLDRKKQQSQLKASRKKNFDE encoded by the coding sequence ATGAATTTAGAAGGAGTAATAGGAGAACTTACGTTTAAGTTTTCCAGATCGGGTGGAGCAGGTGGACAACATGTAAACAAGGTGTCATCGAAAGTATTGTTGCAGTGGGATGTTGCGCTATCCACAGCTGCTTCTGTTGAAGAAAAAGCAATGATTTTCAACGCGTTGGCAAACCGTATCAATAAAGAAGGAATACTGCAATTGGAGTGCGATATCGATCGGTCGCAGATCCGTAATAAAGAAATCGCAATCGATCGCTTTAAGCGTATAGTGGAAGGCGCACTTGTGCCAGCAAAACCCCGTAAAAAAACCAAAACTCCGTATTCGAGTGTGCTGAAAAGACTGGATCGAAAGAAACAGCAGTCTCAATTGAAAGCCTCAAGGAAAAAGAATTTCGACGAATAA
- a CDS encoding chaperone modulator CbpM encodes METTLIKVIDFCQSRKVETTFLQTMEEYGLIHIVIQQEEQYIDEEELQKLERFSNLYYDLEVNPAGIQVASHLLEKVEQLQNEISHLKNKLKALDY; translated from the coding sequence ATGGAAACGACACTCATTAAAGTCATCGACTTCTGCCAGTCCAGAAAGGTTGAAACAACATTCCTGCAAACCATGGAGGAATACGGACTCATACATATTGTCATTCAACAAGAAGAACAATATATTGATGAAGAAGAGCTCCAAAAATTGGAACGCTTTTCAAATCTCTACTATGATCTTGAAGTAAATCCTGCCGGAATTCAGGTTGCCAGTCACCTATTGGAGAAAGTTGAACAGCTCCAAAATGAAATTTCACATTTAAAGAATAAATTGAAAGCCCTGGATTATTGA
- a CDS encoding DUF1003 domain-containing protein, translating to MDNFISDISGQQFPSEQRILAASIRQPIFKLIKKEYPGFSKDKYIAASELTRFKETYIAEFLKDESGQLSQLDQQVINSFKENKVISASLDGDNMEPVSVGDRVADKVAEFGGSWTFIISFVLFLIVWIAANIFWLNNKGFDPYPFILLNLILSCVAALQAPVIMMSQNRQEDKDRERARNDYMVNLKAELEIRELHEKIDHLIIRKEQELVEVQRDQVEKLSFLLKKMEKIEEAFKNK from the coding sequence ATGGATAACTTTATAAGTGATATTTCAGGACAGCAATTTCCTTCGGAACAACGTATTTTGGCGGCTTCAATCCGACAACCCATTTTTAAGCTGATAAAAAAGGAATATCCAGGTTTTAGTAAGGACAAGTATATCGCCGCAAGTGAGTTGACACGATTTAAAGAAACTTATATCGCCGAATTTCTGAAAGATGAGTCTGGACAGTTAAGTCAATTGGATCAGCAGGTCATCAACAGTTTTAAGGAAAATAAAGTGATCAGCGCAAGTTTGGATGGAGATAATATGGAGCCAGTCAGCGTAGGAGACCGGGTTGCCGATAAAGTGGCTGAGTTTGGCGGAAGCTGGACCTTTATTATTTCCTTTGTCTTATTTTTGATTGTCTGGATTGCGGCCAATATCTTTTGGTTAAATAATAAAGGCTTTGATCCTTATCCCTTTATTTTACTGAACCTAATTTTGTCCTGCGTAGCTGCTTTGCAAGCTCCAGTTATTATGATGAGTCAAAACAGACAGGAAGATAAGGATCGTGAACGTGCAAGAAATGACTATATGGTCAACTTAAAGGCTGAACTCGAAATCAGGGAATTGCATGAGAAAATAGATCATCTCATTATCCGCAAAGAACAAGAACTTGTCGAAGTACAACGGGATCAAGTGGAAAAATTGAGCTTTCTATTAAAAAAGATGGAAAAAATAGAAGAAGCATTTAAAAATAAATGA
- a CDS encoding sugar phosphate isomerase/epimerase gives MMNNSRRQFLKQAGIGLSAAYLVPNFISCQNKAGAISDNPLQNIGVQLYSIRDLMDKDPKGSLEQIAKIGYKHVELYGIDATAKQFWKLPYKELKKILDDNGLKTHSGHYDMSKYLSKAHTDKEDLAAYFDAAKELGQEYVIAPVTPMFDLNALKKDDYLYAAEQLNKAGEQAKKLGLKVAYHNHFWEFRDLGNNTTGEEVMLAFTEPDLVDFELDLFWAEKAGKNPIALFEKFPNRFKLWHVKDMDKTKSNPIEWPKDGKLPIEQIFNDIKYTEVGTGSINFPEIVKEKSKSGLKYAFVEQDNIYMPNKMESLKKSYDYVQANLTK, from the coding sequence ATGATGAACAATTCTCGTCGTCAATTTTTAAAGCAAGCTGGAATAGGTCTTTCGGCAGCTTATCTGGTGCCCAACTTTATATCTTGTCAAAATAAAGCCGGTGCAATCAGCGACAATCCATTACAGAATATAGGCGTACAGCTGTATTCCATTCGCGATTTAATGGATAAAGATCCGAAAGGATCTTTGGAACAAATTGCCAAAATTGGGTATAAACATGTTGAGCTCTATGGGATAGACGCCACAGCCAAGCAGTTCTGGAAATTGCCTTACAAAGAGTTGAAGAAAATATTGGATGATAACGGTCTAAAAACACATTCAGGCCATTACGATATGTCCAAATACCTCAGTAAAGCGCATACCGACAAAGAAGATCTTGCGGCTTATTTTGATGCAGCAAAAGAACTTGGCCAAGAATATGTAATTGCTCCTGTGACACCGATGTTTGATCTGAATGCATTGAAAAAAGATGATTATCTCTATGCTGCCGAGCAATTGAATAAAGCTGGTGAACAGGCTAAAAAATTGGGTCTAAAAGTTGCCTACCACAACCATTTCTGGGAATTTAGGGATCTAGGCAATAATACAACGGGTGAAGAGGTGATGTTAGCATTCACCGAACCCGACTTGGTCGATTTTGAATTAGACCTTTTCTGGGCAGAAAAAGCAGGTAAAAACCCGATAGCTTTGTTTGAAAAATTCCCCAACCGCTTTAAACTTTGGCACGTTAAAGATATGGATAAAACAAAATCCAATCCCATTGAATGGCCTAAAGATGGAAAATTGCCTATCGAACAAATCTTCAACGATATCAAATATACCGAAGTGGGAACCGGAAGCATCAATTTCCCTGAAATTGTTAAAGAAAAGAGCAAATCAGGACTTAAATATGCTTTTGTTGAACAAGATAATATTTATATGCCCAATAAGATGGAAAGTCTTAAAAAGAGCTACGATTATGTTCAGGCAAATCTTACAAAATAA
- the pyrH gene encoding UMP kinase, translated as MKYKRILLKLSGESLMGDQSYGIDINRVSQYANDIKELHDQGLEIAIVIGGGNIYRGLSAEKSGMDRVQADYMGMLATVINSMALQDALEKVGKKTRLLTAIKMEQICEPFIRRRAVRHLEKGRIVIFGAGTGNPYFTTDTAASLRAIEINADAVLKGTRVDGIYTADPEKDPTATKFEEISFTEVYEKGLNVMDMTAFTLCQENKLPIIVFDMNKPGNLLKLANGEHVGTVVK; from the coding sequence ATGAAATACAAACGTATCTTATTAAAACTTAGCGGTGAATCCTTAATGGGTGACCAAAGCTACGGTATCGATATTAACCGTGTATCACAATACGCTAATGATATCAAAGAACTTCACGATCAAGGTTTAGAAATTGCAATTGTTATCGGTGGCGGTAATATATATCGTGGTCTAAGCGCCGAAAAATCAGGCATGGACCGTGTTCAAGCAGACTATATGGGCATGCTTGCCACAGTCATCAACAGCATGGCACTTCAAGATGCGCTTGAGAAAGTTGGGAAAAAGACACGTTTGCTTACTGCGATCAAAATGGAGCAAATCTGCGAACCATTTATTCGCAGAAGAGCTGTACGCCATTTGGAAAAAGGCCGTATTGTTATTTTCGGAGCTGGTACAGGAAACCCTTATTTCACAACGGATACCGCTGCATCTTTGCGTGCAATCGAAATCAATGCGGATGCCGTATTGAAAGGAACCCGTGTGGATGGTATTTACACCGCAGATCCTGAAAAAGATCCTACTGCAACAAAATTTGAAGAAATATCATTCACAGAGGTTTATGAGAAAGGATTAAATGTTATGGATATGACAGCCTTTACCCTTTGTCAAGAAAACAAATTACCGATCATCGTATTTGATATGAACAAACCAGGCAACTTATTGAAACTTGCTAATGGTGAACATGTCGGAACTGTGGTTAAATAA
- the bshA gene encoding N-acetyl-alpha-D-glucosaminyl L-malate synthase BshA — protein MKIGIVCYPTFGGSGVVATELGKALAANGHEIHFITYRQPARLDFFSENLYYHEVAVSQYPLFDFLPYESALASKLVDVVRFEKLDLIHVHYAIPHASAAFMAKQILLTTYGINIPVVTTLHGTDITLVGKDKSFSPVVTFSINQSDGVTAVSQNLKDQTLQYFDITRDIKVIPNFIDLDRFSNKDRSHFKKAIAPGNERILVHTSNFRKVKNTEDVIRIFKKVHDVIPSKLLMVGDGPERRNAEELSRELDVCKDVRFLGKQDAVEEILSVSDLFLMPSSSESFGLAALEAMACQVPVISSNTGGLPELNENGVTGFLSAVGDVEDMAKNAIYILEDGERLEKFKEAALNHAKKFQLSNIMPLYEQYYGEVINQTIKAQ, from the coding sequence ATGAAAATAGGAATTGTTTGTTATCCCACCTTTGGTGGAAGTGGTGTAGTTGCAACCGAACTAGGAAAGGCCTTGGCCGCAAATGGACATGAGATTCATTTTATAACCTATCGACAACCTGCACGTCTGGATTTCTTTTCTGAAAACCTATACTATCATGAGGTAGCTGTTTCGCAGTATCCTCTTTTTGATTTTCTACCCTATGAATCTGCGTTAGCCAGCAAACTGGTTGATGTTGTTCGCTTCGAAAAGTTGGATTTGATCCACGTCCACTATGCCATTCCACATGCATCAGCGGCATTTATGGCCAAACAGATCTTACTCACTACCTACGGCATTAATATTCCTGTCGTGACGACTTTACACGGGACGGATATTACATTGGTTGGCAAAGACAAGAGTTTTAGTCCGGTCGTAACATTCTCCATCAATCAGTCCGATGGCGTAACCGCTGTATCACAGAATCTGAAAGATCAGACGCTTCAATATTTTGATATTACGCGCGATATCAAAGTGATTCCCAACTTTATTGACCTCGACAGATTTAGCAATAAAGATCGGTCACATTTCAAAAAAGCCATTGCCCCCGGCAATGAGCGTATATTGGTCCATACGTCCAACTTTAGAAAAGTCAAAAATACAGAAGATGTCATCCGTATTTTTAAGAAAGTACATGATGTTATCCCTTCCAAATTATTGATGGTAGGTGACGGCCCTGAGCGTCGAAATGCAGAAGAGCTATCCAGAGAACTTGATGTATGCAAGGACGTCCGTTTCTTGGGGAAACAGGATGCAGTGGAAGAAATATTGTCTGTATCAGATCTATTTCTGATGCCTTCAAGTTCGGAAAGTTTCGGTCTTGCGGCCTTAGAAGCCATGGCTTGTCAAGTTCCAGTTATCTCTTCCAATACTGGAGGGTTACCTGAGCTGAATGAAAACGGCGTCACTGGATTTCTCAGTGCTGTTGGTGATGTTGAAGATATGGCAAAGAATGCGATTTATATCTTGGAAGATGGAGAGCGCTTAGAAAAATTTAAGGAAGCGGCATTAAATCATGCGAAAAAATTCCAATTGTCCAATATTATGCCTTTATATGAACAGTATTACGGAGAAGTCATTAATCAAACAATAAAAGCACAATAA
- a CDS encoding M28 family peptidase: MKKIYNLLWIACALMSCANAQDINSKYADEITVESTQKHLRTLASVDFEGRGTGQKGGRLAAEYIANEFKKYGLSAPVNGSYFQPLQLIRNSFKVKQFSINDRPFQHGKDIFVIGNNENKFFESNEIVFIGYGIDDPKYSDISGLDLHNKIVMLINENEPTDEKGNSWISSKKTASDWATTRNKKVKEILKHNPKMVLAINSQLSQLLEDAGDRAIEGRYNLAVDQPAPEKSPMIPVVNITDHAANYILNLARTNLATVVAKINRTGKPNSFVISTNFKAEFGTNAAALADPNILGYLGGTDKKDEIVVIGGHYDHDGMDSKGNIFFGADDNASGTTAVLELARAFSKAKSTGNGPRRSILFITYAAEEKGLLGSKFYTENPIFPLKNTVACINIDMIGRVDDKHLKGNHDYIHAIGSDKLSSELYEINKNENEKHTKLEIDYMYDNPKDPMRLYYRSDHYNFAKKGIPSVFYFSGLHPDYHTPADTYDKIDFPLMVKREKLAFYTAWQIANRENRLVIDSNKE; encoded by the coding sequence ATGAAGAAAATATACAACCTGCTTTGGATAGCATGCGCTCTGATGAGCTGTGCAAATGCACAGGACATAAACAGTAAATATGCCGATGAAATCACGGTAGAATCTACACAGAAGCATCTGCGCACTTTAGCTTCTGTCGATTTTGAAGGCCGAGGAACCGGCCAAAAAGGCGGACGTCTGGCAGCAGAATATATTGCCAATGAATTTAAAAAATATGGACTTAGTGCACCTGTCAACGGATCCTATTTCCAACCCCTGCAACTAATTCGCAACAGCTTTAAAGTAAAGCAATTTAGTATTAACGACAGGCCCTTCCAGCATGGTAAGGACATTTTCGTCATTGGCAACAACGAGAACAAATTCTTCGAAAGCAATGAAATCGTGTTTATTGGTTATGGCATAGATGACCCCAAGTATTCGGATATCTCGGGCTTGGATCTCCACAATAAGATCGTTATGTTGATCAATGAGAATGAGCCAACAGATGAGAAAGGAAATTCATGGATTAGCAGCAAAAAGACTGCGTCGGACTGGGCAACAACCCGAAATAAAAAAGTCAAAGAGATCCTTAAACACAATCCCAAAATGGTATTAGCGATCAATAGTCAGCTGTCCCAACTTTTGGAGGATGCGGGAGACCGTGCTATTGAGGGTCGTTACAATTTGGCGGTGGACCAACCTGCGCCGGAAAAGTCGCCAATGATCCCTGTAGTCAACATTACAGACCATGCCGCAAATTATATACTAAACCTGGCGAGAACTAACCTTGCTACTGTTGTTGCAAAGATTAATCGTACGGGAAAACCTAATTCCTTTGTTATTTCAACAAATTTTAAAGCTGAGTTTGGCACCAATGCGGCTGCTTTAGCTGATCCAAACATTCTTGGCTATCTGGGAGGAACAGATAAAAAAGACGAAATCGTTGTGATCGGAGGCCACTACGACCATGATGGAATGGATTCCAAAGGCAATATCTTCTTTGGGGCCGATGACAATGCCTCGGGCACAACAGCCGTCCTTGAATTGGCACGCGCTTTTTCGAAAGCTAAATCAACAGGAAATGGCCCACGTCGCAGTATTTTGTTCATCACCTATGCTGCAGAAGAAAAAGGTTTACTAGGTTCCAAGTTCTATACAGAAAACCCCATATTTCCATTGAAAAACACCGTTGCTTGCATCAATATCGATATGATCGGCCGTGTCGACGACAAGCATCTCAAAGGCAATCATGATTATATCCACGCTATCGGTTCAGATAAATTGAGCTCCGAGTTATATGAGATCAATAAAAATGAGAATGAAAAACATACGAAACTGGAGATTGACTATATGTATGACAATCCAAAGGATCCTATGCGTTTGTACTATAGATCCGATCATTATAACTTTGCCAAGAAAGGTATTCCTTCTGTCTTTTATTTTTCGGGCCTGCATCCGGACTACCACACGCCTGCAGATACCTATGACAAGATCGACTTTCCATTAATGGTAAAACGCGAAAAGCTCGCATTTTACACGGCATGGCAAATAGCCAATAGGGAAAATCGCCTGGTCATCGACAGTAATAAAGAGTAA